In a single window of the Actinomycetota bacterium genome:
- the lysA gene encoding diaminopimelate decarboxylase has translation MSAPVPLRLLPDTAEVGASGELRIGGCDVTALAAEHGTPLFVYDEAHLRRRCREAVAAFGPDRVVYATKAFLCTAMARLAHDEGLLLDVATGGELFVALHAGVPADRCVMHGNNKSLDELRMALSEGVRHVVVDSFDELDRLDALRAEGLPRPRLQVRVTPGVHAHTHEYIATGQDDSKFGFNLSNGDALRAIERIRASGVGELVGVHCHIGSNVFEASSFAKAAEVMAGFVRPLDLPELTLGGGLGVAYVTDEEAPTITTWGSVLLDACAALGVRSRVYVEPGRAIVGAAAVTVYTVGTVKRIPSVRTYVAVDGGMSDNPRPVLYGSGYEAFLVRDVLAERREQVRVVGKHCESGDVLIFRAAVPAGAAVGDLLAMPVTGAYGHSMGSNYNKVLRPAVVFVHDGDARLVVRRETFDDLVRGDVG, from the coding sequence ATGAGTGCCCCCGTGCCGCTGCGCCTGCTGCCCGACACCGCCGAGGTGGGCGCGTCCGGCGAGCTGCGCATCGGCGGTTGCGACGTGACGGCGCTGGCCGCCGAGCACGGCACCCCGCTGTTCGTGTACGACGAGGCCCACCTGCGGAGGCGCTGTCGCGAGGCGGTCGCCGCGTTCGGTCCCGACCGAGTCGTCTACGCGACGAAGGCGTTCCTGTGCACCGCGATGGCCCGCCTCGCCCACGACGAGGGGCTGCTGCTCGACGTCGCCACGGGAGGCGAGCTGTTCGTCGCGCTTCATGCCGGCGTGCCCGCGGACCGCTGCGTGATGCACGGCAACAACAAGAGCCTCGACGAGTTGCGCATGGCCTTGAGCGAGGGCGTGCGCCACGTGGTGGTCGACTCCTTCGACGAGCTCGATCGCCTGGACGCGCTCCGTGCCGAAGGGCTGCCCCGGCCTCGGCTTCAGGTGCGGGTCACTCCCGGTGTACACGCCCACACCCACGAGTACATCGCCACCGGGCAGGACGACTCCAAGTTCGGGTTCAACCTGTCGAACGGCGACGCGCTCCGCGCCATCGAGCGCATCCGCGCCTCCGGCGTCGGCGAGCTCGTCGGCGTGCACTGCCACATCGGCTCCAACGTCTTCGAGGCGTCGAGCTTCGCCAAGGCGGCCGAGGTGATGGCCGGCTTCGTGCGGCCGCTCGACCTGCCCGAGCTCACCCTCGGCGGCGGGCTGGGCGTCGCGTACGTGACCGACGAGGAGGCACCGACGATCACCACGTGGGGCTCGGTGCTGCTCGACGCCTGCGCCGCGCTCGGGGTGCGCAGTCGCGTGTACGTCGAGCCGGGCCGGGCGATCGTCGGCGCCGCGGCCGTCACCGTCTACACCGTCGGCACGGTGAAGCGCATCCCCTCCGTGCGTACCTATGTCGCGGTCGACGGCGGGATGAGCGACAACCCTCGCCCCGTGCTGTACGGCAGTGGCTACGAGGCCTTCCTCGTGCGCGACGTCTTGGCCGAGCGCCGTGAGCAGGTGAGGGTCGTCGGCAAGCACTGCGAGAGCGGCGACGTGCTGATCTTCCGCGCCGCCGTGCCCGCCGGGGCGGCGGTGGGCGACCTGCTGGCGATGCCGGTGACCGGTGCCTACGGGCACTCGATGGGCTCCAACTACAACAAGGTGCTGCGCCCGGCAGTGGTGTTCGTGCACGACGGCGACGCCCGTCTGGTGGTGCGCCGGGAGACGTTCGACGACCTGGTGCGCGGCGACGTCGGCTGA
- the argS gene encoding arginine--tRNA ligase, whose product MADPLRNIEDLLRPAFAQVAGGDVDVDPVVRPSEHADAQANGALALAKRLGRNPREVAQAVVDAAGGLAAVCSGIEIAGPGFLNLTFDDAFLAGQLASSAADERLGVTAPARALTVVVDYSAPNVAKEIHVGHLRTTVIGDALVRLLGFVGHRVIRENHIGDWGTPFGMLIEHLVDIGEAEAAQHLSLGDLDAFYKHARAAFDASDELRERSRQRVVALQAGDPETLRLWNLLVEVSAAHFNTVYDRLGVLLNDGDLMGESAYNDLLPEVIRRLDELGMLQQSAGADVVFVPGYTNREGDPLPLIVQKGTGGFNYATSDLACVIDRVERLHADLLLYVVGAPQAQHLQMVFDVARLAGWLRPPVEAVHVPFGNVLGSDRKMLKSRSGEPMKLADLLSEAVVRARAAVEEKNPALPDAQAAEVARMVGIGAVKYADLSTDRIKDYVFDWDRMLSFDGNTAPYLQYAHARICSIFRRAGVERASVRAVTPQIAAPEERRLALALLGFDAAVQDTLERYSPHRLCGYLYDLATDFTAFYEHCPVLKAGHEATRESRLALCDLTARVLETGLGLLGIEAPEQM is encoded by the coding sequence ATGGCCGATCCGCTGCGCAACATCGAAGACCTGCTGCGCCCTGCCTTCGCGCAGGTGGCCGGTGGCGACGTCGACGTCGACCCGGTGGTGCGCCCGAGCGAGCACGCCGACGCGCAGGCCAACGGTGCCCTCGCCCTGGCGAAGCGTCTCGGCCGCAATCCGCGCGAGGTCGCGCAGGCGGTCGTCGACGCCGCGGGCGGCCTGGCGGCCGTGTGCAGCGGCATCGAGATCGCCGGGCCGGGGTTCTTGAACCTCACCTTCGACGACGCCTTCCTCGCGGGTCAGCTCGCATCGTCTGCTGCCGACGAGCGGCTGGGGGTGACTGCGCCGGCGCGGGCGCTGACCGTGGTGGTCGACTACTCCGCACCGAACGTGGCGAAAGAAATTCACGTCGGCCACCTGCGCACGACTGTGATCGGCGACGCATTGGTTCGCCTGCTCGGCTTCGTCGGTCACCGGGTGATCCGAGAGAACCACATCGGCGACTGGGGCACCCCGTTCGGGATGCTCATCGAGCACCTCGTCGACATCGGCGAGGCCGAGGCCGCGCAGCACCTGTCGCTCGGCGACCTCGACGCCTTCTACAAGCATGCTCGGGCCGCGTTCGACGCCTCCGACGAACTGAGAGAGCGCTCCCGGCAGAGGGTGGTCGCGCTTCAAGCCGGCGACCCCGAGACGCTGCGTCTGTGGAACCTGCTCGTGGAGGTCTCCGCCGCCCACTTCAACACCGTGTACGACCGCCTCGGCGTGCTGCTGAACGACGGCGATCTGATGGGGGAGAGCGCGTACAACGACCTGCTTCCCGAGGTGATCCGCCGGCTCGACGAGTTGGGCATGCTGCAGCAGTCCGCCGGGGCAGACGTGGTGTTCGTGCCCGGTTACACGAACCGTGAGGGCGATCCGCTGCCGCTGATCGTGCAGAAGGGCACAGGCGGGTTCAACTACGCGACGAGCGACCTCGCCTGCGTGATCGACCGTGTCGAGCGGTTGCACGCCGACCTGCTGCTGTACGTCGTCGGCGCCCCCCAGGCCCAACACCTGCAGATGGTGTTCGACGTGGCCCGGCTAGCCGGATGGCTGCGGCCGCCGGTCGAGGCCGTGCACGTTCCTTTCGGCAACGTGCTCGGCAGCGACCGCAAGATGCTGAAGAGCCGCAGCGGCGAGCCGATGAAGCTCGCCGATCTGCTGTCCGAGGCGGTGGTCCGCGCCCGCGCCGCGGTCGAGGAGAAGAACCCCGCCCTGCCCGACGCGCAGGCCGCCGAAGTGGCCCGCATGGTGGGCATCGGCGCAGTCAAGTACGCCGACCTGTCGACGGACCGCATCAAGGACTACGTCTTCGACTGGGACCGGATGCTGTCCTTCGACGGCAACACCGCGCCCTACCTCCAGTACGCGCACGCCCGCATCTGCTCCATTTTCAGGCGCGCCGGAGTGGAGAGGGCCTCCGTGCGGGCGGTGACGCCCCAGATCGCCGCGCCCGAAGAGCGCCGGCTCGCCCTCGCGCTGTTGGGTTTCGACGCCGCGGTGCAGGACACGCTGGAGCGCTACAGCCCCCACCGGCTGTGCGGCTACCTGTACGACCTGGCCACCGACTTCACCGCGTTCTACGAGCACTGCCCGGTGCTGAAGGCCGGTCACGAGGCCACGCGCGAGAGCCGGTTGGCGCTCTGCGACCTGACCGCGCGGGTGCTCGAAACCGGGCTCGGGCTGCTCGGCATCGAAGCCCCCGAGCAGATGTGA
- a CDS encoding helix-turn-helix domain-containing protein, which yields MWFQDKETGVATWKRGVRVGPAVTAVSIARLVITAVVVQGRSQAEVARTYKVSKGWVSKLVARYRAEGEAAFEPRSRRPARSPTATPETVVELVLEHRKSRVAGGPGRRPGDVGVDPRTPSPIRVSARPSGGSCAAPGPWTPTARAPLVVHPFADQPTSAGKPTSPTSAWPTAPTSKSSLLATTPLPHLGHRHRRVTGPIVVAAFRQACATTGSHPPSPTTAWCSPPACQVAVAQGFGPTRHLGVTQKNSDPTPRHLRQGHLQQTMKLGSPPDHPHHDRAPRSATASSTSTTTSAPPLPTRPPPRRRLATRPKPHPPRHDRHHPRHRDQPASPCATTAPPPHRPQPNPRPNPVLSSSTTSTSASSTPPPASSTATSPSTPPDQPSTTGTPTPKQQQPQ from the coding sequence GTGTGGTTTCAGGACAAGGAAACGGGTGTCGCGACATGGAAACGCGGGGTCCGGGTGGGTCCGGCGGTGACTGCGGTGTCGATAGCCCGTCTGGTCATCACCGCTGTCGTTGTCCAGGGACGCTCCCAGGCTGAGGTCGCCCGCACCTACAAGGTGTCGAAGGGGTGGGTGTCGAAGCTCGTGGCCCGCTACCGCGCCGAAGGCGAGGCGGCGTTCGAGCCACGATCGCGTCGCCCGGCCCGCTCGCCGACCGCGACCCCTGAGACTGTCGTCGAGCTGGTCCTCGAGCACCGCAAGTCTCGTGTCGCCGGCGGGCCTGGACGCCGGCCCGGCGACGTTGGTGTGGATCCTCGAACACCATCACCCATCCGGGTGTCAGCGCGACCATCTGGCGGATCCTGCGCCGCGCCAGGGCCGTGGACCCCAACCGCACGCGCCCCGCTCGTCGTACATCCCTTCGCCGACCAACCCACGAGTGCTGGCAAGCCGACTTCACCCACGTCCGCCTGGCCGACGGCACCGACGTCGAAGTCCTCACTTCTGGCGACCACTCCCCTACCTCATCTCGGTCACCGCCACCGTCGGGTCACCGGCCCCATCGTCGTGGCCGCCTTCCGCCAAGCGTGCGCCACCACGGGATCCCATCCACCCTCACCGACAACGGCATGGTGTTCACCACCCGCCTGTCAGGTGGCCGTGGCCCAAGGCTTCGGACCGACTCGCCACCTCGGCGTCACCCAGAAGAACTCCGACCCAACCCCCCGGCACCTGCGGCAAGGTCACCTCCAACAAACCATGAAGCTTGGCTCACCGCCCGACCACCCCCACCACGATCGCGCTCCACGCTCTGCGACCGCTTCGTCGACGTCTACAACCACCAGCGCCCCACCGCTCCCTACCCGGCCACCACCCCGCCGTCGCCTAGCGACACGCCCAAAGCCACACCCACCCCGACACGACCGCCACCACCCCCGACACCGCGACCAGCCGGCGTCACCCTGCGCCACCACGGCGCCTCCACCACATCGGCCTCAGCCGAACCCTCGCCCGAACCCCGTCCTCTCCTCATCGACGACCTCGACATCCGCGTCATCGACGCCGCCACCGGCGAGCTCTACCGCCACCTCACCCTCGACCCCACCCGACCAACCCTCAACGACCGGGACCCCGACCCCAAAACAACAGCAACCCCAATGA
- a CDS encoding IS481 family transposase, with protein sequence MSRARLIITAVVVEGRSQAEVARAYDVAESWVSRLVSRWRAEGDAAFEPRSRRPVTRPGATPATTVEVVLELRRQLTAAGLDAGADTIVWHLAQHHRIEISRATVYRILRRANAITPAPKKRPKSSYIRFQADFPNETWQGDFTHHRLADGSDAEILCWIDDHSRYAISVTAHRRVTGPIVVTAFAAAIETHGVPSSTLTDNGMVFTTRLAGGKGGRNGFEHLLDSLGIVQKNSRPNHPTTCGKVERFHETLKKWLRSQPGPTTITALQHQLNVFIETYNHHRPHRSLPHRTTPHVAYTTRPKATPTGVHSPHSRVRRDRINAGNISLRVNGHLHHIGLGRTLDRTPVLMLIDDLEVRVIHATTGEIIRTLTIDPNRRYHGTGKPTGGPKGPRKTKNPNPK encoded by the coding sequence GTGTCGCGAGCCCGGCTGATCATCACCGCTGTCGTTGTTGAGGGTCGTTCCCAGGCCGAGGTCGCCCGGGCTTACGACGTTGCCGAGAGTTGGGTGTCTCGGCTCGTGTCCCGCTGGCGTGCTGAGGGTGACGCCGCGTTCGAGCCGCGCTCACGACGTCCAGTCACGCGTCCCGGGGCGACGCCGGCCACGACTGTCGAGGTCGTGCTCGAGCTGCGCCGCCAGCTCACCGCAGCGGGCCTGGACGCAGGGGCGGACACGATCGTGTGGCATCTCGCCCAGCATCATCGGATCGAGATCTCGCGGGCGACCGTGTACCGGATCCTGCGCCGCGCCAACGCCATCACGCCAGCCCCGAAGAAGCGCCCGAAGTCCTCCTACATCCGATTCCAAGCCGACTTCCCGAACGAGACCTGGCAGGGCGACTTCACCCACCATCGCCTGGCCGACGGATCCGACGCCGAGATCCTGTGCTGGATCGATGACCACTCCCGCTACGCGATCTCGGTCACCGCCCACCGCCGGGTCACCGGCCCGATCGTCGTCACCGCGTTCGCGGCAGCGATCGAGACCCACGGAGTTCCCAGCTCAACTCTCACTGACAACGGCATGGTGTTCACCACCCGCCTCGCCGGCGGGAAAGGAGGCCGCAACGGCTTCGAGCACCTACTCGACTCACTCGGGATCGTCCAGAAGAACAGCCGACCCAATCACCCGACCACTTGCGGCAAGGTAGAACGCTTCCACGAGACCCTCAAGAAGTGGCTTCGCAGCCAACCCGGCCCAACCACCATCACTGCTCTCCAACACCAACTCAACGTCTTCATCGAGACCTACAACCATCACCGACCGCACCGCTCGCTCCCACACCGAACCACCCCGCACGTCGCCTACACGACACGCCCCAAAGCCACCCCCACCGGCGTCCACTCACCGCACTCACGAGTCCGCCGCGACCGCATCAACGCCGGCAACATCAGCCTGCGCGTCAACGGCCACCTCCACCACATCGGCCTCGGACGAACCCTCGACCGAACCCCCGTCCTGATGCTCATCGACGACCTCGAAGTGCGCGTCATCCACGCCACCACCGGCGAAATCATCCGCACCCTCACGATCGACCCCAACCGCCGCTACCACGGCACCGGCAAACCAACCGGCGGACCCAAAGGACCCCGAAAAACCAAGAACCCGAACCCCAAATGA
- a CDS encoding adenylate/guanylate cyclase domain-containing protein — protein sequence MLFTDIEGSTQRWDGDPDSMRVLLQHHDRLVRDVVAARHGDVVHGTGDGMVAAFSSVGDAVGAALDFQEALAQGPSAAGLLVEPLRVRMGVHCGVVESRGGDLFGPVMHRCARIMSAGHGGQILISSAAAEELRRSSPVEVALVDRGVHRLKGFLEPEAIVEVMRPGTVASRVELRTENAVEGWLPAIDADAFIGREVELAELDDRLTPGCLVTLVGTGGVGKTRLAVHAAHEARHLFPDGTWFVDLARVAEPERVLSALADVLELADDSAESLTASVRRALGERRALFVLDNCEHVLDGVNAMLRAVRSGTSSAALLCTSQRDLGLPGEHVLYVAPLSFEGDVRESPAARLFVERASNANPGFMADEETMVHVATICERVDGLPLAVELAAARVRVMDVATIAERLADTFELLRGRRAGHRHDTLDSTIAWSIDLLTDADREALIDLSVFHAAFDWRAAAAVSGRAELDVADTLDELVRRSLIVRVGGGFRLLAPMRRYCSSTLQQAGRASGADARHARWMQHSVPVPLDDVDPAVVAARMNRLAENIDDLYAAHTWLLDHDPPAAALLALELVDFWLVRARGNDAMSRLGACDVDGVPDHIRVEVLGWYAGFGWTVGRNEEGEQAAHRALDLAAQAALPLPTFAATRLAVRLAFSNHTAEALELAAATERELLAGNGDPLRLLGPLAVVVAVGGDIPHALELADRAIAEARAVGVVRLQSAIINRLLIAPADPVSDRLRAEAADLARARPTAPMSSPTPSSPPPTAAFRRVTAEPSYVVWPSSATSRCSTSPLARSARCSWCRTWPSPPTPAAQRCSSARWRPWPKPTTTSARTSSSSGARTPPRSSAVYSVM from the coding sequence ATGCTCTTCACCGATATCGAGGGCTCGACGCAGCGGTGGGATGGGGATCCCGACTCCATGCGGGTGCTCCTCCAGCACCATGATCGTCTGGTCAGGGACGTGGTCGCTGCGCGTCACGGAGATGTCGTCCATGGCACCGGTGACGGAATGGTCGCAGCGTTCAGCTCTGTCGGAGATGCGGTAGGCGCGGCTCTGGACTTCCAAGAGGCTCTCGCTCAGGGGCCAAGCGCGGCCGGTCTGCTCGTCGAGCCGTTGCGGGTGCGTATGGGCGTTCACTGCGGTGTTGTGGAGTCTCGCGGTGGTGATCTGTTCGGGCCGGTCATGCATCGGTGCGCCCGGATCATGTCCGCCGGGCACGGCGGCCAGATTCTGATCAGCAGCGCAGCAGCGGAGGAGCTTCGCAGGTCATCACCGGTGGAGGTGGCGCTCGTCGACCGCGGGGTGCACCGCCTGAAGGGCTTTCTCGAGCCCGAAGCGATCGTGGAGGTGATGAGGCCAGGCACGGTGGCGAGCCGCGTCGAGCTTCGGACCGAGAATGCGGTCGAAGGCTGGCTGCCTGCGATCGACGCCGATGCCTTCATCGGACGGGAGGTCGAGCTCGCCGAGCTTGACGATCGCCTCACGCCGGGATGCCTGGTCACGCTCGTCGGGACGGGCGGTGTCGGCAAGACGCGGCTCGCAGTGCACGCGGCGCATGAAGCGCGCCATCTGTTCCCGGACGGAACGTGGTTCGTCGACCTTGCCAGGGTCGCCGAACCCGAGCGGGTCCTCTCGGCGCTGGCCGACGTCCTCGAGCTCGCTGACGACTCGGCCGAATCGCTCACCGCCTCTGTTCGCCGTGCGCTGGGTGAGCGGCGAGCGCTCTTCGTGCTGGACAACTGCGAGCATGTCCTCGACGGGGTCAACGCGATGCTACGAGCCGTTCGCTCGGGCACCTCGAGTGCGGCGCTGCTGTGCACGTCACAGCGCGACCTCGGGCTGCCCGGTGAGCATGTGCTGTACGTCGCGCCGCTCTCGTTCGAGGGCGACGTGCGCGAATCGCCCGCGGCACGGTTGTTCGTGGAGCGAGCCTCCAACGCGAACCCGGGATTCATGGCGGACGAGGAGACGATGGTCCACGTTGCGACCATCTGCGAGCGAGTGGACGGTCTTCCCCTCGCGGTGGAGCTGGCGGCGGCCCGGGTGCGCGTGATGGATGTCGCCACGATCGCCGAACGGCTCGCCGACACCTTCGAGCTGTTGCGCGGCCGCCGCGCGGGCCATCGTCATGACACGCTCGATTCGACGATCGCCTGGAGCATCGACCTGCTCACCGATGCCGACCGCGAGGCACTGATCGACCTGTCGGTCTTCCACGCCGCGTTCGATTGGCGCGCCGCCGCCGCCGTGAGTGGTCGGGCCGAGCTCGACGTCGCTGACACGCTGGACGAGCTGGTGCGGCGATCCCTGATCGTGCGCGTGGGAGGTGGCTTCCGCCTCCTAGCGCCGATGCGGCGCTACTGCAGCTCCACGCTTCAACAGGCCGGCCGCGCATCGGGGGCGGACGCGCGGCACGCGCGTTGGATGCAGCACTCTGTTCCCGTACCGCTCGACGATGTCGACCCGGCAGTCGTCGCCGCACGGATGAACCGGCTGGCCGAGAACATCGACGACCTCTACGCCGCCCACACCTGGCTGCTGGACCACGACCCTCCCGCCGCCGCGCTCCTCGCGCTCGAGCTCGTCGACTTCTGGCTCGTACGCGCCCGCGGCAACGACGCCATGAGCCGGTTGGGAGCCTGTGACGTCGACGGCGTGCCGGATCACATCCGCGTCGAGGTGCTCGGCTGGTACGCGGGCTTCGGCTGGACGGTCGGACGCAACGAGGAGGGTGAACAGGCAGCTCACCGAGCGCTCGACCTCGCGGCGCAGGCCGCCTTGCCGTTGCCGACCTTCGCCGCCACCCGCCTGGCGGTCCGGCTGGCCTTCTCGAACCACACCGCCGAAGCCCTCGAGCTCGCGGCCGCCACGGAGCGCGAGCTGCTCGCCGGCAACGGCGATCCCTTGAGACTCCTCGGTCCGCTCGCGGTGGTGGTGGCCGTCGGAGGCGACATCCCCCACGCGCTCGAGCTGGCCGACCGGGCGATCGCCGAGGCTCGGGCCGTCGGGGTCGTGCGGCTGCAGAGCGCCATCATCAACCGGTTGCTGATCGCACCCGCTGACCCGGTCAGCGATCGCCTCAGAGCCGAAGCAGCCGACCTCGCGCGCGCGCGACCGACCGCACCAATGTCCTCGCCCACACCATCCTCGCCGCCGCCCACCGCAGCCTTCAGGCGGGTGACGGCCGAGCCTTCCTACGTGGTGTGGCCGAGTTCTGCGACATCCAGGTGCAGCACGAGCCCACTGGCGCGCTCGGCGCGCTGCAGCTGGTGCCGGACGTGGCCATCTCCGCCAACGCCCGCGGCGCAGCGGTGCTCCTCGGCGCGCTGGAGGCCCTGGCCGAAGCCCACGACCACCTCGGCACGGACCTCGAGCAGCAGCGGCGCGCGGACGCCACCGCGAAGCTCCGCCGTGTACTCGGTGATGTAG
- a CDS encoding DUF5615 family PIN-like protein gives MRLLLDANLSPKRVGSVLQKRGHDVLSLAANPVWDALDDPQVLEMAAEQERILVTRNARDFAPLLREWAEAGRHHAGCILIWTLGHHEFGAIIAGVTRLMRERQDPEQWRDLAVAL, from the coding sequence GTGCGCCTGCTGTTGGACGCCAACCTGTCACCGAAGCGGGTCGGCTCGGTCCTGCAGAAGAGGGGCCACGACGTGTTGAGCCTCGCCGCCAACCCGGTGTGGGACGCACTGGACGATCCGCAAGTGCTGGAGATGGCAGCCGAGCAGGAACGAATCCTCGTGACGCGCAACGCCCGCGACTTCGCGCCGCTCCTGCGGGAGTGGGCCGAGGCAGGCCGGCATCACGCCGGCTGCATCCTCATCTGGACGCTCGGGCACCACGAGTTCGGCGCCATCATCGCCGGCGTCACCCGGCTCATGCGAGAGCGTCAGGACCCCGAGCAGTGGCGAGATCTCGCCGTGGCACTGTGA
- the cas3 gene encoding CRISPR-associated helicase Cas3', whose translation MDGGGSLVLPEGSVAWAHSRSPAGRRHRLADHLTGTAALAEQFAAGFGAGDLAALAGWWHDLGKYGCAWQQYLAAREAGRGVGRTGHKLAGAALAARRGAVPAAFAIAGHHGGLPADGPLRVDLAGLADLQLDTLVAAARTDGIPVDFDGRAAAGHLLTDGDDGPLTLEFLTRLVFSALVDADFLDTAAHFADQPAPQVAARANWDELADRFDRRRAELLRGRADDPLRVLRETIAAACVARADEPTGFFRLAVPTGTGKTLTALQFAMTHARHHRLDRVIVAVPFTSITEQTASVYRQLLDSDDQRVVLEHHSARTADLDWWARLGAENWDVPVVVTTTVQLFESLFAHTPAAMRKVHRLAKAVIVLDEVQALPMRLLVPILDGLQRVTAVAGSTVVLASATQPQFWSLPPMRGVMVTDLAEGDWWRHQLLRRTTIRWEPSPMSVDTVADALAARDQAMVIVNSRRDAARLARTLASRADAVWHLSTRMCPAHRRHVLAAVRADLSAGRPCRLVATQVVEAGVDLDFPAVWRATAPADSLQQAAGRCNREGRQPAPGVVTVFDLVDGAAPAGWYRIATKRTVTRFGGGADLADPAALAEYYDDLYGLLGVGEDLAGIQERRAACDFPAVAERFRMIDQDDVDVVVVEALDGSEPWVESAAWTACTSALERLRAGQPLTDIAVLRALQPFTVAVRRWELTRQPGTVTALGDGTVHVWNGAYHPLMGVQPVFEPEDLVL comes from the coding sequence ATGGACGGCGGCGGGTCTCTGGTACTGCCCGAGGGCTCGGTGGCTTGGGCGCACTCTCGGTCGCCGGCGGGGCGGCGGCACCGCTTGGCCGATCATCTCACTGGGACTGCGGCGTTGGCCGAGCAGTTCGCCGCCGGCTTCGGGGCTGGTGATCTCGCCGCTCTGGCCGGGTGGTGGCATGACCTAGGCAAGTACGGCTGTGCCTGGCAGCAGTACCTGGCTGCCCGAGAAGCAGGCCGGGGCGTGGGCCGAACAGGGCACAAGCTCGCTGGGGCCGCGCTGGCGGCACGTCGTGGTGCCGTACCAGCCGCATTCGCGATCGCCGGTCACCATGGTGGCTTGCCTGCCGACGGGCCCCTTCGAGTCGACTTGGCGGGGTTGGCCGATCTGCAGCTCGACACCCTGGTGGCGGCCGCCCGCACGGACGGCATCCCGGTGGATTTCGATGGCCGGGCGGCCGCAGGTCATCTGCTAACCGACGGCGACGATGGGCCGCTGACGCTGGAGTTCCTCACCCGACTGGTGTTCTCGGCACTCGTCGACGCCGACTTCTTGGACACTGCTGCCCACTTCGCCGATCAGCCTGCACCCCAGGTCGCTGCTCGAGCCAACTGGGACGAACTCGCCGACCGCTTCGACCGACGCCGCGCGGAGTTGCTCCGTGGCCGGGCCGACGACCCTCTGCGAGTCTTACGCGAGACGATCGCGGCCGCCTGTGTGGCCCGAGCCGACGAGCCAACCGGGTTCTTCCGGCTGGCGGTCCCTACCGGCACCGGCAAGACCCTTACGGCCTTGCAGTTCGCCATGACGCACGCCCGCCACCACCGACTCGACCGGGTGATCGTCGCAGTTCCCTTCACCTCCATCACCGAGCAGACCGCTTCGGTGTACCGGCAGCTGCTCGACAGCGACGACCAGCGCGTGGTCCTTGAGCACCACTCCGCCCGAACCGCCGATCTGGATTGGTGGGCCCGTCTGGGCGCCGAGAACTGGGATGTCCCGGTGGTCGTCACGACCACGGTGCAGTTGTTCGAGTCGCTCTTCGCGCACACGCCGGCGGCAATGCGCAAGGTGCACCGGCTCGCAAAGGCGGTCATCGTCCTGGACGAAGTCCAGGCACTCCCCATGCGCCTGCTGGTCCCCATCCTCGATGGGCTGCAACGCGTCACGGCCGTCGCTGGCTCCACGGTCGTGCTGGCCAGCGCCACCCAGCCCCAGTTCTGGTCGCTCCCGCCGATGCGGGGCGTGATGGTCACCGATCTGGCCGAGGGGGACTGGTGGCGCCATCAGCTGCTACGGCGCACGACGATCCGATGGGAGCCCTCCCCGATGTCGGTGGACACCGTCGCTGACGCCCTCGCCGCTCGCGACCAGGCGATGGTGATCGTCAACTCCCGCCGAGACGCCGCTCGTCTTGCTCGGACCCTTGCCAGCCGTGCCGATGCGGTCTGGCACCTGTCCACCCGCATGTGTCCCGCGCACCGTCGCCATGTCCTGGCTGCCGTGCGTGCCGACCTGTCGGCGGGGAGGCCGTGCCGTCTGGTCGCAACCCAGGTAGTCGAAGCCGGCGTGGACCTCGACTTCCCGGCGGTTTGGCGTGCCACCGCACCGGCGGACAGCCTGCAGCAGGCCGCCGGGCGGTGCAACCGCGAAGGCCGCCAGCCGGCACCTGGCGTCGTGACGGTCTTCGACCTGGTCGACGGCGCCGCCCCTGCCGGCTGGTACCGGATTGCCACCAAGCGCACCGTCACCCGCTTCGGCGGTGGCGCCGACCTCGCCGACCCGGCCGCGTTGGCCGAGTACTACGACGATCTCTACGGCCTGCTAGGGGTCGGCGAGGACCTGGCAGGGATTCAAGAGCGCCGGGCCGCCTGCGACTTCCCTGCTGTCGCCGAACGGTTCCGCATGATCGACCAAGACGACGTGGACGTGGTCGTCGTCGAAGCCCTCGACGGCAGCGAACCGTGGGTTGAATCGGCGGCATGGACCGCCTGCACCAGTGCCCTTGAGCGGCTTCGAGCGGGTCAGCCACTCACCGACATCGCTGTGCTGCGGGCATTGCAGCCCTTCACGGTCGCCGTACGACGGTGGGAGCTGACGCGCCAGCCGGGGACCGTCACGGCGCTCGGCGACGGAACCGTGCATGTGTGGAACGGCGCTTACCACCCGTTGATGGGCGTTCAGCCCGTTTTCGAACCGGAGGACCTCGTGCTGTGA